One window from the genome of Hydractinia symbiolongicarpus strain clone_291-10 chromosome 1, HSymV2.1, whole genome shotgun sequence encodes:
- the LOC130618072 gene encoding uncharacterized protein LOC130618072 — protein MKFSRRLVLLKKVKLLKLLALENEKNNRKYKKRFWIRQIYQERKQKGEFHLLIQDLKLYDHQLFFQYFRMSPSDLETLLSWVAPLVVKKETRMRESIKPSERLCVTMRYLVTGDAQVTIASNFRMSPTVVGRIIPETCRAIWDALSDKNYLKPPNSPEEWQHVAQEFYKKWNFPNCLGAIDGKHVVMQAPARSGSAFFNYKKQHSIVLMAVCSALYKFLMVDIGDTGRQSDGSVYGNSNLGYSIENNLLNIPKASKLPQSNRVLPFTFIGDDAFGLKPHMMKPYPLQNLAKEKRVFNYRLSRARRVVENVFGIAASRFRILRRPIISKVDKVVLITKAVVALHNYLMTVSNANDTYNYCPENYVDRGSQNNIIPGEWRKDSESISGIQDLTNCSSNNYSKQAALIRDEFKCYFNNEGAVEWQWDIVNSTGQNKN, from the coding sequence ATGAAGTTCAGTCGCCGATTAGTTCttcttaaaaaagttaaactatTGAAATTGTTGGcattagaaaatgaaaaaaataataggaaatataaaaaaagattctGGATACGCCAAATTTACCAAGAACGAAAGCAGAAGGGGGAGTTTCATTTACTGATACAGGATTTGAAGCTATATGATCATCAACTGTTTTTCCAATACTTTCGTATGTCTCCTTCTGATTTGGAAACGTTACTGTCTTGGGTAGCTCCCCTTGTTGTAAagaaagaaacaagaatgcgagaATCGATCAAACCAAGTGAAAGATTATGTGTTACTATGAGATACTTAGTTACTGGAGATGCACAAGTGACTATTGCCTCAAACTTTCGAATGAGCCCAACTGTTGTAGGAAGGATTATCCCCGAAACATGTAGGGCCATATGGGATGCTCTATCTGACAAAAACTATCTTAAACCTCCAAACTCCCCAGAAGAATGGCAACATGTAGCTCaggaattttataaaaaatggaaCTTTCCAAATTGCTTAGGGGCAATCGATGGAAAGCATGTTGTGATGCAGGCCCCAGCAAGATCAGGTTCAGCATTCTTtaattataaaaagcaacacaGTATTGTGCTTATGGCAGTGTGCAGTGCACTTTATAAATTTCTAATGGTAGATATTGGAGATACAGGAAGACAAAGTGATGGTAGTGTGTATGGGAACAGCAATCTTGGCTATAGCATTGAGAATAATCTACTTAATATTCCAAAAGCATCAAAACTACCACAGTCAAATCGTGTGTTGCCTTTTACTTTCATAGGTGATGATGCTTTTGGACTGAAACCTCACATGATGAAACCGTACCCACTTCAAAACTTGGCAAAAGAAAAGCGAGTATTCAACTATAGGCTCTCAAGAGCGCGGCGAGTAGTAGAAAATGTATTTGGAATTGCTGCAAGCCGCTTTCGAATTCTTCGCCGACCCATCATAAGTAAAGTCGACAAAGTTGTATTAATAACTAAAGCAGTGGTGGCATTACACAACTACTTAATGACTGTTTCCAATGCAAATGATACTTATAATTACTGCCCAGAAAACTATGTTGATAGAggaagccaaaacaatattattCCAGGTGAATGGAGAAAAGACTCTGAAAGTATCAGTGGTATTCAGGACTTAACAAATTGTAGTTCAAACAATTATTCAAAACAGGCAGCCTTAATTCGGGATGAATTTAAATGCTATTTCAACAATGAAGGAGCAGTAGAATGGCAGTGGGATATTGTCAATAGTACAGGACAAAATAAAAACTGA